GGCGTCACTATCTAATTTTCAGtcttcagttaatttttttcttttaacctataTGTGGTGTTTGACACTTTTGACCACCACCTCCTACTTGAAACTTTCTCTGTTCTTGACCTTTGTTATACTacatcctcttccttctctgactGTACCCTATTTCCCTTACTTCTCCAATCCTTAACATCTAAGTCTCAGTCTGTATCACTTTGTATCCTTTTGGAGATACCATTTACTTTTACAGCTTCATTTATTACCTCCATGATATTAACTCCCAGGTTTCTCAGCCTGTCTTCTTTTTCCAGCCCCAGGAACATAGCTAACTATTGGCCAGACAGTTCAACTTGGCTATCCCATATCAGTTAAAACCAAACTTCATCAACTTTTCCCCAAAACTGACTCCTTTTCCTGACTTTCCTACTTTTATTGTGTCACAAGTTGGTTTTCCAGACTCAAAGAGTTTTTGAATCTTTTCTCCATtatcatttatttccactctgtcACTAGGGCCCCACTTCAAGTGTTATTTTATCTCCCCACTAGAATTTAAATTTCATGAGGACAGAGATAGTTTGTTATGTTGCTTTACATGTCACTTAACACTTAACCAATAATGTGTATATAACATATTGAAAGATTTTGATTTGAATAAAGTAAATGAGCCAGGGTCCCTTATGTCTTTTTCTCTGAAAGGTACTGCTAAAGTCAGACAGCCCAACAGGTGATGTTTTACTGGATGAAACTCTCAAACACATCAAAGCAACTGAACCCACGGAAACTGTCCAAACATGGATAGAGCTACTCACTGGTAAGATGACTCACAGTGATTTAGAGGGgtaggcatagctcagtggtagagcgtgtacttagtacacatgaggtcctgggttcaatccctaatacctccattaaaaaataatgataaaataaaataaataaagtgagcaaatgttttttaaaatgcttttaaaatcccACATTTTATAACCTTTATCCTACTCTTAAGGTTGGAAAAAGAAGTATAGAAATTCAGGGTGCTGAGTAAGTTATATAGTCACTGTTTTCCGGGGTTAATGAGGGACAAGAAAGGCATGATTAATCAACATGTAAAATGTTCTGAAGCTTCACCGTACCTCTGCCACCCTATCTCATAAGCTCACAAggaattttttaatgtctttattgatatataactcacataccatacagttgacccatttaaagtatacaattaaatgaattttagtatattcacacaaTTGTGCAACCATCTTCACAATCTTAGAAAATTTTAATCACTCCCAAAATAAACCCCATACTCGTTAGCAGTTTTCCCCACatttccccacccctcctgcccagcTCCAGGCAGCCACTATTCTACGTTATGTCTCtgcagatttgccttttctggatatttcatataaagagAGTCACAAAAACTTACGGTTTTTTGTGACCAGCTTCTTaggataatgttttcaaggttcattcatgttgtagtgtATATCaatgcttcatttcttttttgttattcatATTAAAGTTCATTTTAGAAACTATAATATAAATAACTAAATCTATGACATAAAATTTTAGGTCACTGTTCGACAGGGCACTTTGAGAATACAACCAATGCCACCTTCTGGAACAATTTTTTCAACTGAAGTTTTTATTGACACATTTGTATATTCACATGCAGttctaagaaataatacagagagattccTTATATCTTTTGCCCAGATTCCCCTACTGGTAACATTTCTCAAAACTATAGTTTGATACtcaaatagtatttcattatatggttTTACCactcttattcatttatttatcagttgatgggcatttgagtaatttccactttggggctattataaagtgctgctatgaacattcatagaTAAgattttttgtgtggacatgttttaatttcttgtgGGTATATAGTTAActtttgggggttggggggagaggtaatgaggtttatttattcatttctagaggaggtacgggggattgaacccaggacctcatgcatgctaagcatgcaccttaccacttgagctatacccttccgcACCTAGTTAactttttactgtggtaaaatattcatatttattttcttagtcattcataagtgtaaaattcaatgacattaaatacattcacagtgttgtgtaaaCATCACTTTTCTCTGTACTCAACGCTTTCTCATTATTCCATACATCCCTCTTCCTCTGTCCCCCCCATTCCCTCGCAACTtctcttctactttctgtctttatgaatttgcctATACTAAGTAACTCATATAAGCAGAATCATACAATACTTGTCCttctatgtctggcttatttcactaagcataatattttcaagatccATTCAtcttgtagcatgtatcaaaatctcattcctttttatgactgaataatattctgttgtatgtatttATCACATTCTGTTTATTGattttatctgttgatggacacttgggtgttTCCATATTTGGGCTATTCTggataatgctgccatgaatatTGTTATACAgatatctgttcaagtccctgctttccattcttttggatatatatcttggagtagaattgctgggtcatgtatGTGATAGTTCTatgttttgagaaactgccaagctgtttcCTACAGAGTCTGCACTCTTTTACATTCTTACCAGCCATGCATGAAGGTTCTAGTTTCTGCACGTCCTcatcagcacttgttattttctaatttttgtttttaattatagccatcctagtagatatgaagtgatatctcactatggttttgatttccatttccctaatgattaatgatgttgagcataacttttcatgggcttattggccatttgtatatcttctttggagaaatgtctattcaagtcttttgcccatttttgaattgggttctgttgttgttgttgaatcttagaagctctttatatattctagatattaatcccttatcagatatgtaatttgcaaatattttctctcattctttaagttgtcttttcactttattgacaGTAACCCTTGATGcataaaagttcttaattttgataaagtccaatttatctacttGTTGCCTGCACTTCTGATGTCATATCTATGAAattgttgccaaatccaatgtttTGAAGATCTTCCCCAATGCTTTCTTCTAAGAGTCTTATACTTTTAGTTCTTGAATGTGactttttgatccattttgagttaatgtttgtatTTAAATAAGGTAAAGGttaaacttcattcttttgtatgtggatatGCAGTTTCCCagaaccatttgttaaaaagactattctGCCCGCCTTGAATGGTCTTGGCAGCCTTGCTGAAAATCACTTGACCATAtatgcaagggtttatttctgggctgtctgttctctTGCATTCATTTATATGTCTggccttatgccagtaccatactattttacTTACTACAGCTTTGTAGGAAGTTTTAAAGTTGGAAAAATATGAGTCCACtgactttattctcttttcttgagATTGTTctggctattctgggtcccttgcaattccatatgaatttgaaGATCCGCTTTTCCACTTCTGTGGAAAAGgctgttggaattttgatagacatTACTTTGAACCTGTAGATCCCCTCGGGTGGTATTGCCATTCTAACAATGTTACGTCTTCCTTTCCATTAAAACAGGCTGTTTTTCCATTATTTgggtcttcttcaatttctttcttcattcaactcaaagttttccttgtgatttcttctttgactcactgGTTATTTAggagtatgttgtttaatttcaacacattttttaatttcccaaatttccttccattattaatttctaatttaattccattgtggttggATAGCATACTTTGTATGTTTTCAATTGTTTTAAACTTATTAAGTCTTTTTTTATGGCCTAGCATATGCTCTATCCTGGAATATGTTTCATGtgcacctgaaaagaatgtgtattctactgtTACAgggtagaatattctatagatgtCTTCTTAGGTCTAGTTGGTTTATAGTGTTGTTcatgtcttctgtttattttccccATAGGTGAAACCTGGAACCCTTTCAAATTACAGTACCAGCTAAGAAATGTAAGAGAGCGAATTGCAAAGAACCTAGTAGAGAAGGGTATTCTAACCACTGAGAAGCAGAATTTCCTCCTATTTGACATGACTACTCACCCAGTGACCAATACAACAGAAAAACAGCGACTAGTGAAAAAACTTCAAGACAGTGTCCTAGAGCGGTGGGTAAATGACCCTCAGCGTATGGACAAGCGAACACTAGCACTGCTGGTGCTGGCCCACTCCTCTGACGTGCTAGAGAATGTCTTCTCCTCTTTGACAGATGACAAGTATGATATGGCAATGAATCGAGCAAAGGACCTAGTAGAATTGGACCCTGAGGTTGAGGGGACAAAGCACAGTGCCACAGAAATGATCTGGGCTGTACTGGCAGCCTTCAATAAATCCTAAAGCCAGCAGATGGGTTTCTCCTTTTCCCTTGCTGGTCAGTGACTGTCAGAGACACCATCACTGAATTTTGTGTGATGAGatgtttttcatcatttttttttccttttcttgaatcAGACTTGTGATTTGGGGAAAGCATCTTCCGGGCTCCTCCACAGACCTTGACTATTGTAAGCAGACTTTGTTTCTCTCTATACTTCCACTCCAGAGGCGAATAAGTGGGGTGAACCCACACACACCCaataaacattttctctcatttctttgtttactttCATCCAGTGTGCTTTTGGATAAGCAGGAATACCTAAGTGAAATTTGGAGCTCTCTAGCCATAGAATGTGAATGAGATGTAGAGCAAACCatttatcacattttttaaagtttgttttctatcttaaATACATGTTTTCAGTCTGCCTCTCAGGCTCTGCTAAGTAGTGTAGCTTATTGAAATAAGTGTCTCGTTGAATAAGGGACAATAACCACAAAACTGATTTCTGGAGCTGTTGGTCTTTGGGATTGTCCCGCTaatgattttctcttcttttctcttctaacCTAATGAGAATATTCCAAGTTGAATTACTTGGTTCTCATAGTCCTAGAACCAGAAATGCATTCTATACTTTCTTTTAGCATTATCCTACTCCATCATTCATTAGGACAaaagtcaaaatgaaaaaaatgtatctctCAACCACCTCCTTCATGCAGTCAGCATTACAGTTTGTAAGGGAGGGAGGTGCCATCAGAACTTCCAGTCTTTAGCACTAGACTGTCCTGATTCCTCCAGACTCCTTTAAATGTCTCGCTCAGATTGAATTTAGGGAGTTGTAAATTTCAGCTGCTGACTAGCAGTATCCTGAGTCCAGACAGTAACAGTATCTAATCTTTAGATCTTTTTTGTTCCCTATTTGGCTTCCTACGTAAATCGATATATTCTGTCTATATTAAGGGTTCTGGATGTAGTTTTGTCTGTATCTAACCCACCGATACCATGCTAGTCATTAGTCTTAACACAACTGTCTTTCCAACCAATTCTCTAAAACATTTTTCAATTCAGAAGTGAGTGCAAAGAGAAGTTTATTAAGAAAAATCCCATTTATAAGGGCAATTTGATGTTAAAAGTATCCTGATACAAAGTCCAGTATTTGGGCCTATAAAGAGGACAGGCACCAAACTTTGCTAATATCAAGCATTTATTATGCTGATACTTTTAATGGATCTTGGCTCTTGGCCACTACAAAGGCTGTCAAAGGGCTAATACAGATGACTCAGACCTGATACCACTTTTTCCTGATCAGAAGTAATTA
The sequence above is a segment of the Vicugna pacos chromosome 21, VicPac4, whole genome shotgun sequence genome. Coding sequences within it:
- the GOLPH3L gene encoding Golgi phosphoprotein 3-like, which produces MTTLTHRARRSEVGKNSEKKVESEEDTNQGRIQDNEDPGDSKDIRLTLMEEVLLLGLKDKEGYTSFWNDCISSGLRGGILIELAMRGRIYLEPPTMRKKRLLDRKVLLKSDSPTGDVLLDETLKHIKATEPTETVQTWIELLTGETWNPFKLQYQLRNVRERIAKNLVEKGILTTEKQNFLLFDMTTHPVTNTTEKQRLVKKLQDSVLERWVNDPQRMDKRTLALLVLAHSSDVLENVFSSLTDDKYDMAMNRAKDLVELDPEVEGTKHSATEMIWAVLAAFNKS